From Raphanus sativus cultivar WK10039 unplaced genomic scaffold, ASM80110v3 Scaffold1234, whole genome shotgun sequence, one genomic window encodes:
- the LOC108860962 gene encoding pollen receptor-like kinase 4 produces MLTWENRVTLARNIAVKKKLPFIAFLIIVLCQVTMVISQEHKVVPGSDADCLLRFKDTLANASVISSWDPLTAPCKRNSPNWFGVLCFTGYVWGLQLEGMDLTGKLDLEPLVPIKNLRTLSFMNNNFNGAMPSVKKLVSLRSLYLSNNWFTGEIPADAFDGLNHLKKLLLANNAFRGKIPSSLASLPMLLEVKLNGNQFQGNIPDFKPKNLKLASFENNDLEGPIPKSLRDMDPGSFAGNKALCDPPLISCSAASWSIPDPPPSSTEKDKIQTMFTVAIVLIVIGIILLLISLVVFLLQNRTRKILSACPSAGQDRIEKFNYGQSVNMERAGDSVTSYTSRRGGGGGGAVPDQGKLLFLQEDIQRFDLQDLLRASAEVLGSGSFGASYKAGINSGQTLVVKRYKHMNNVGRDEFHEHIRRLGRLSHPNLLPIVAYYYRREEKLLIAEFMPNRSLARHLHANHSVDQPGLDWPTRLKIIQGVAKGLGYLFKELPTLTIPHGHLKSSNVVLDESFEPLLTDYALRPVMNSEPSHNLMIAYKSPEYSLKGQITKKTDVWCLGVLILELLTGRFPENYLRQGYDANMSLVTWVSSMVKEKKTGDVFDKEMTGKKNCKAEMLSLLKIGLSCCEEDEERRMEMRDAVEKIERLREGQELDGDFAASTHNVFASRLMDDDDFGLAMNR; encoded by the exons CATCTCTCAGGAACACAAGGTTGTGCCAGGTTCAGACGCAGATTGCCTCTTGAGATTCAAAGACACATTAGCAAATGCTTCCGTCATTAGCAGTTGGGATCCTTTGACCGCTCCTTGCAAGCGAAACTCCCCGAACTGGTTCGGTGTTCTCTGTTTTACCGGCTATGTTTGGGGACTACAACTCGAAGGAATGGATTTAACCGGGAAGCTAGACCTTGAACCGTTGGTTCCAATCAAGAACCTACGAACCTTAAGCTTCATGAACAACAACTTCAACGGTGCAATGCCATCCGTCAAGAAACTCGTTTCGTTGAGGTCATTGTACTTGTCTAACAACTGGTTCACAGGGGAGATACCCGCTGATGCCTTTGATGGTTTGAATCATTTAAAGAAGCTTTTGCTGGCGAACAACGCGTTTCGTGGAAAGATCCCTTCCTCTTTAGCTTCTTTGCCAATGCTTTTAGAGGTGAAGCTTAATGGTAATCAGTTTCAAGGGAACATACCTGATTTTAAACCGAAGAATCTCAAGTTAGCTAGCTTCGAGAACAATGACCTCGAAGGACCTATTCCCAAAAGCCTACGCGACATGGACCCTGGCTCCTTTGCAG GGAACAAGGCCTTGTGTGATCCTCCATTAATCTCATGCTCAGCGGCTTCATGGTCTATTCCGGATCCTCCTCCTAGTTCAACGGAGAAGGACAAGATCCAAACTATGTTCACGGTTGCAATCGTTTTGATTGTCATTGGGATAATACTACTTCTCATCTCGCTTGTGGTTTTCCTCCTTCAAAACAGAACACGGAAGATCTTGTCGGCTTGTCCATCAGCGGGACAAGACAGGATAGAGAAGTTCAATTATGGTCAATCCGTGAACATGGAGAGAGCTGGGGACTCGGTTACTAGCTACACTAgcaggagaggaggaggaggtggaggagcagtACCGGATCAGGGGAAACTACTGTTTCTGCAAGAGGACATTCAGAGATTTGATCTTCAAGATCTTCTGAGAGCTTCTGCTGAAGTTCTTGGGAGTGGAAGCTTCGGTGCTTCTTATAAAGCAGGGATTAACAGCGGACAGACGCTGGTCGTGAAGAGGTATAAACATATGAACAACGTCGGAAGAGATGAGTTTCATGAGCATATAAGACGGTTAGGGAGACTTAGCCATCCGAATCTGTTGCCTATTGTGGCTTACTATTACCGTAGAGAAGAGAAGCTCTTGATCGCTGAGTTCATGCCTAACCGCAGCTTGGCTAGACATCTTCACG CGAATCATTCTGTGGATCAACCTGGATTGGATTGGCCAACAAGGCTAAAGATTATACAAGGAGTGGCTAAGGGTTTAGGTTACTTGTTCAAGGAGCTACCTACACTGACGATCCCTCACGGTCATCTCAAGTCATCTAATGTCGTACTTGACGAATCATTTGAGCCTCTTTTAACAGACTACGCGCTAAGACCGGTGATGAACTCAGAGCCGTCTCATAACCTAATGATCGCTTACAAATCGCCAGAGTACAGCTTAAAGGGACAGATAACGAAGAAGACCGATGTTTGGTGCCTCGGGGTTTTGATCTTGGAGCTTTTAACGGGACGGTTCCCCGAGAATTATCTAAGGCAAGGGTACGATGCTAACATGAGCCTTGTGACTTGGGTGAGTAGCATggtgaaggagaagaaaacGGGTGACGTGTTTGACAAGGAAATGACTGGGAAGAAGAACTGCAAAGCAGAGATGCTGAGCCTGTTGAAAATCGGGTTGAGCTGTTGCGAAGAGGACGAAGAGAGGAGGATGGAGATGAGAGATGCTGTGGAGAAGATTGAGAGGTTGAGAGAAGGACAAGAGTTGGACGGTGATTTCGCAGCATCCACGCACAATGTCTTTGCTTCTCGGTTGATGGACGATGATGACTTTGGTCTTGCTATGAATCGATGA